TCTGAGCGGTCGGCTGCTCGACCGACGTACGCGTACTACCGCTCCAGCCCGCACTCGTTGCAGGTCATCTCGAATCCGCCGTCGGCGAGCGCGACGCCGTGGCCCGTCTCCTCCTCGCACTCCGGACAGTAGACGATCGACTCGATCTCGTCCCACTCGTGGCTCGCGCCCGGCGCGCCGATCGCGAGGCCGACGACGCGCTCCTCGCCCCTGTTGATACCCTGCTGGAACTCCCCCGGCTCGAACCGGACGGCCGCGTCGGGACCGACCTCGACCTCCTCGGTCTCGTCGTCGATCTCCCCGCGGACCTCGAACGTGGCCGTCCCCTCCTGCACGTAGAACACCTCCTCCTGGTCGTGGTGGGTGTGGAGCCCGCCGGAGAACGACTCGCCGGTGCCGAGTTCGAAGTAGTTCATCGCGAAGTCGGCGGTGCCGAGCACCTTCGAGACGGGCTTTCTGACCTCGTGGACCTGCAGCGGGTTCGGCTCGTTTCGGATCTCGTCCAGGGCGACCTTCTTCATGGCGTGTACGTGCTGGGAGGCGGAACACATAGCTGTACGGCCTCGGTTCGGGTTGGCTATCGCCGTTCGGCTACCCCATCGCCCGTTCGATCGCCCGCTCCAGGTCCGCCCGGAGGTCCTCGACGTGCTCGACGCCCACGGAGACGCGGATCAGGCCGTCGGTGAGGCCGGCGGCGAGGCGCTCCTCACGCGGGACCGCGGCGTGGGTCATCGCCGCGGGTTGCTCGATCAGGCTCTCGACGCCGCCCAGCGACTCGGCCAGCGCGAACACCTCGGTCCCCGTGACGACGGCGCTCGCCTGCTCCAGCGTGCCGTCGAGTTCGAAGCTCAGCATCCCGCCGAAGTCGTCCATCTGCTCGCGGGCCACCTCGTGCTGGGGGTGCGAGTCGAGGCCGGGGTAGTGGACGGCGGCCACGTCGGGGTGGTCGTCCAGCCACGCGGCCAGCGCGCGGGCGTTCTCGCAGTGGCGGTCCATCCGCACGGGGAGCGTCTTCGTCCCCCGGAGGACGAGGAAGCAGCCGAAGGGATCGGGCGTCGCGCCGACGGCGTTCTGGTAGTAGCCGATGCGCTCGTCGAGGTCGGGGTCGTCCGTGATCAGCGCCCCGCCGACCACGTCCGAGTGGCCGCCGAGGTACTTCGTCAGCGAGTGGGAGACGACGTCCGCGCCGAGATCGAGCGGCCGCTGGAGGTACGGCGTGGCGAAGGTGTTGTCCACGGCGCAGAGCGCGCCGTGCTCGTGTGCGATCGCCGCGACGCGCTCTACGTCCACGACCCGCATCAGGGGGTTCGTCGGCGTCTCGACCCAGACGAGCGCGGTCTCGGGGCGCATCGCCGCCTCGATCGCCGCCGGGTCGGTCGTGTCGACGAAGTCGAACTCGAGGTCGTAGGACTCGTAGACGCCCGTGAACAGGCGGTGGGTCCCGCCGTAGACGTCGTCGCCCGTCACGACGTGATCGCCGGCCTCGAGGAGGTTCATCACGGTGTTGATCGACCCCATCCCGGAGGAGAAGGCGCGGCCGTGCGCGCCCCCCTCCAGGCTCGCGAGGTTCGCCTCCAGGGCGGTCCGAGTCGGGTTGCCCGTCCGGGAGTACTCGTAGCCCCGGTGGTCGCCCGGGCCGTCCTGGGCGTACGTCGAGTTGGCGAAGATGGGCGTCATCAGCGCGCCCGTCTCGGGGTCGGGGTCCTGTCCGGCGTGGATCGCGCGCGTCTCGATGCGGTGGGCGGGATCGTCCATGGGGAGACCAGCGTCGCCTCCGGTGTGTCTCTTGCCCTTCGCGCGAGCGTGTGGTAGCGGTCGGAATCGGGAACGCTCCCGAAGCCCTCGCGTGCTACGCTCGCGCGAACCACACTGCGCTCCTCGTTCGCTTCGCTCACTCCGGTGCTCGTGAGTTCGTGCTTCGCTTACCCCGCTCGCCCTTCGAGTCCACCAGGCGAGCCTGCCCTCTCCCGGGTCGCGCGACGAGACGCGCTCCCGGCCGGGGAACCTGCGGCCGGGCGCGTTCCTGCGCGCCCGACGGATCGGGTGGGACACCGAACACGGCCCGTTCCCCGGCGGACTGAACGGGGAGGGGGTAGCGATCCCGGAGGCCGCACGCACCGCAGGTGAGCGAGTGTAACGAGCGAACCCGAGGACGCGACGCGACCGAGTTGGGCGCACAGCGTGTCTCCGGGAGCGAAGCCCGCGAGGGCTTTCGAGGTCACGTTCACCGCGGAAGACCCACAGAACAGGGTGCGGACGACGTACTACCCCTGCCACTCCTCGAAGCTCCCGTAGATGCCCTTCGAGAGGTAGCGCTCGCTGGAGTCGGGGAAGACGGTGACGACGCTGTCGAAGGGGGCGTCGATCGCCCCCTCGTCGATTCCCTCGGCCACCTGCCGCGCGGCGACGCTCGCCGCGCCCGAACTGGAGGCGACGAGGTGCCCCTCCTCGCGCGCGAGGCGCTTCAGTTCGTCCTGCGCGTCGCGGTCGGGGACCGCGATCACGTCGTCGACCAGATCGGGGTCGAACAGCTCGTTCGTCGCCACGTCGCTCGTCCCGATCCCCTCCGTCTTGTACTCGTGGTGGCGGGGGTGGCGGCCGACCGCGCGACCGTAGACCGACCCCTCGGGCTCGACCGCCGCGACGTGAGTGCTCGGGTGGCGCTCTCGGGCGTAGCGGGCCACCCCCATCAGCGTGCCGGCGGTCCCGACCCCGGCGACGACCGCGCCGACCCGCCCGTCGAGCGCCTCGTAGATCTCCGGGGCGGTCGTGGCGAAGTGGGCCTCGGCGTTGAGCGGGTTCGAGAACTGCTGGGGGACGACGCCGTCGCGCGCCGCGGCCAGTTCGCGGGCGCGCTCGATCGCCCCGGCCATCCCGTCCTCGGTGGGGGTGTTCACGACCTCCGCGCCGAGCGCGCGCATGAGCTGTTGCTTCTCGACGCTGAACCGCTCGGGGACGACGAACACCGCGTC
The Halomarina pelagica DNA segment above includes these coding regions:
- a CDS encoding cystathionine gamma-synthase; translation: MDDPAHRIETRAIHAGQDPDPETGALMTPIFANSTYAQDGPGDHRGYEYSRTGNPTRTALEANLASLEGGAHGRAFSSGMGSINTVMNLLEAGDHVVTGDDVYGGTHRLFTGVYESYDLEFDFVDTTDPAAIEAAMRPETALVWVETPTNPLMRVVDVERVAAIAHEHGALCAVDNTFATPYLQRPLDLGADVVSHSLTKYLGGHSDVVGGALITDDPDLDERIGYYQNAVGATPDPFGCFLVLRGTKTLPVRMDRHCENARALAAWLDDHPDVAAVHYPGLDSHPQHEVAREQMDDFGGMLSFELDGTLEQASAVVTGTEVFALAESLGGVESLIEQPAAMTHAAVPREERLAAGLTDGLIRVSVGVEHVEDLRADLERAIERAMG
- a CDS encoding PLP-dependent cysteine synthase family protein gives rise to the protein MTTRRDPLPSVLETIGETPLVRVHAGPESVPIYAKLESFNPGASVKDRIGRYMLERMLEEGTLEPGGTVVEPTAGNTGIGFAIAAGQLDVDAVFVVPERFSVEKQQLMRALGAEVVNTPTEDGMAGAIERARELAAARDGVVPQQFSNPLNAEAHFATTAPEIYEALDGRVGAVVAGVGTAGTLMGVARYARERHPSTHVAAVEPEGSVYGRAVGRHPRHHEYKTEGIGTSDVATNELFDPDLVDDVIAVPDRDAQDELKRLAREEGHLVASSSGAASVAARQVAEGIDEGAIDAPFDSVVTVFPDSSERYLSKGIYGSFEEWQG
- a CDS encoding cupin domain-containing protein, whose protein sequence is MKKVALDEIRNEPNPLQVHEVRKPVSKVLGTADFAMNYFELGTGESFSGGLHTHHDQEEVFYVQEGTATFEVRGEIDDETEEVEVGPDAAVRFEPGEFQQGINRGEERVVGLAIGAPGASHEWDEIESIVYCPECEEETGHGVALADGGFEMTCNECGLER